One genomic region from Leptospiraceae bacterium encodes:
- a CDS encoding LruC domain-containing protein, translated as MKTFLKTTALLFLLFLLPLNCKTQEDPGLLWLLNLGNDEITLSNTATGETDSNSTGTEEVSGSDGTGNSTYITDTAASTSENDSFIRDVYSIEINDVVGTTDFIFDTTKTIELSVTVLDTVATLEGTAVRIIEKTDPYNNRVIFQAVTNENGSVKGNFTINTTTDVVYLEVHVNGQVIVSEIKVSEVNSVDRKVLVLVQSTSKEIVDRDGDGIEDSKDDFPDDPTRATLIKYPSDGTYYTVAFEDLFPKQGDADFNDYVVRVRYEEELNASGKLVNLKGFYQHVAKGAGYNHTFNFRIPLEAGDASFTLNRLNSQSELLESIGGDLSQKRDIEILGNSKNTISQSNTSKGQVFKPGNKAELSIHFTNPVDKTIFKSIPFDIFLYVINTKYEIHFAGRYLDENNKDKYLDPVGFPWAAIIPGDFAWPYECQNIHNAYEKFYNWYSSSGANDTDWYKFPDEKYVFPVQ; from the coding sequence ATGAAAACATTTCTAAAAACAACTGCTTTGCTTTTTCTCCTTTTTCTTCTTCCTCTTAATTGTAAGACACAAGAAGATCCGGGGCTTCTCTGGTTACTGAACCTTGGAAATGACGAAATTACATTATCAAATACAGCCACCGGAGAAACAGATAGCAATTCAACAGGAACTGAAGAAGTAAGTGGATCGGATGGTACAGGTAACAGTACCTATATAACAGATACAGCTGCCAGTACTTCAGAAAATGATTCGTTTATTCGAGATGTTTATTCTATCGAAATAAATGATGTAGTTGGAACAACTGATTTCATTTTCGACACTACAAAAACGATTGAATTGAGTGTTACCGTTTTGGACACTGTAGCTACGTTAGAAGGCACAGCTGTACGGATTATTGAAAAAACAGACCCTTATAATAATCGTGTTATATTTCAGGCAGTTACCAATGAAAATGGTTCCGTAAAAGGAAACTTTACTATCAATACAACTACTGATGTTGTTTATCTGGAAGTCCATGTAAACGGACAGGTGATTGTAAGCGAAATTAAAGTTTCGGAAGTAAATTCGGTAGATAGAAAAGTATTGGTACTGGTTCAATCTACTTCGAAAGAAATTGTGGATAGAGATGGAGACGGTATCGAAGATTCCAAAGATGATTTCCCCGATGATCCAACAAGAGCTACTCTCATTAAATATCCTTCTGATGGAACCTATTATACAGTTGCTTTCGAAGATCTTTTTCCCAAGCAGGGAGATGCAGATTTCAATGACTATGTAGTAAGAGTCCGTTATGAGGAAGAATTAAATGCTTCCGGTAAGCTGGTTAACCTGAAAGGCTTCTATCAACATGTTGCCAAAGGAGCCGGATATAACCACACATTTAATTTCAGAATTCCTTTAGAAGCAGGGGATGCCAGTTTTACCCTGAATCGCTTAAACTCTCAATCAGAACTTTTAGAAAGTATTGGTGGAGACTTAAGCCAAAAAAGAGATATAGAAATACTGGGTAATAGTAAGAATACCATCAGTCAATCCAATACTTCCAAGGGACAGGTATTCAAACCCGGAAATAAAGCCGAATTGTCTATACACTTTACAAATCCTGTAGATAAGACTATTTTTAAATCCATTCCCTTTGATATCTTCCTTTATGTAATCAATACAAAATACGAAATCCACTTCGCAGGACGCTACCTGGATGAAAATAACAAAGATAAATACCTTGATCCGGTCGGATTTCCCTGGGCAGCCATTATCCCCGGTGATTTTGCCTGGCCCTATGAATGTCAAAATATACACAATGCATATGAAAAGTTCTATAATTGGTACAGTTCATCCGGAGCTAATGATACAGATTGGTATAAGTTCCCTGATGAAAAATATGTTTTTCCCGTTCAGTAA